From the genome of Nicotiana sylvestris chromosome 2, ASM39365v2, whole genome shotgun sequence, one region includes:
- the LOC138885246 gene encoding secreted RxLR effector protein 161-like — MVLEKFKHLEFRSARTPIDLNHHLVKNKGESTSQLEYASVLGSLIYIMNSTRPDIACAISKLSRFTSNPNKHHWVAMKRVLGYLEYTQDYALHYNKYPAVIEGYSDANWITDSTETKSTSGYVLTVGGGAVSWKSSKQTCIARSTMESEFIVLDKVGEEAE, encoded by the coding sequence atggtacttgaaaaattcaaacacttggaatttagaagtgcaagaactccaattgacttaaaccatcatcttgtaaagaataaaggtgaaagcacgtctcaattggagtatgctAGTGTGTTGGGAAGCTTAATATATATCATGAACTCTACACGCcctgatatagcttgtgcaataagtaaacttagtcgattcacaagtaatcccaacaaacatcactgggtggcaatgaaacgagttctgGGATATTTGGAATATACCCAAGACTATgctttgcactacaataaatatcctgCAGTTATcgaaggatatagtgatgcaaattggataacCGACTCAACAGAAACAaaatccacaagtggatatgttttgactgttggtggaggagcagtgtcttggaagtcttccaaacagacgtgcatcgctcgctctacaatggaatcagagtttatagTTTTGGATAAGgtcggtgaagaagctgaatga